The Petropleomorpha daqingensis genome includes a window with the following:
- the cysS gene encoding cysteine--tRNA ligase has product MSLRLYDTAARAVRDFTPLRAGQASMYVCGLTVQGPPHIGHVRAALVFDVLRRWLERGHGLDVTLVRNVTDIDDKILAKAAEHGVPWWGWAYENERACTRAYDVLGIRPPTYEPRATGHVTDMVELMQRLLDGGHAYAVDGDVYFDVRSFPEYGALTGQKLADLQPADDVVDAARKRDPRDFALWKAHKDGEPETASWPTPWGRGRPGWHLECSAMAERYLGPEFDIHGGGLDLRFPHHENEQAQSRAVGDAFAQYWVHNSWVTLGGEKMSKSLGNTALVDEVVKRVRPVELRYYLASPHYRSTIEFTDEALQEAAAGYRRIESFVQRATERFGADGDLGTREAAFDEAMDDDLGTPAAIAVVHAAVRSGNTALDRGDDAEAEKALGSVRAMLDVLGLDPLDPAWAAGGDEKLADVTDGLVQLALEQRQAARARKDFAAADAVRDQLAALGVVVEDTPQGPRWELAR; this is encoded by the coding sequence GTGAGCCTCCGCCTGTACGACACGGCCGCCCGCGCCGTGCGTGACTTCACGCCCCTGCGTGCGGGACAGGCCTCCATGTACGTCTGCGGGCTCACCGTCCAGGGTCCGCCGCACATCGGCCACGTCCGCGCCGCGCTCGTCTTCGACGTGCTGCGCCGGTGGCTGGAGCGCGGGCACGGCCTCGACGTGACGCTGGTCCGCAACGTCACCGACATCGACGACAAGATCCTCGCCAAGGCGGCCGAGCACGGCGTGCCGTGGTGGGGGTGGGCGTACGAGAACGAGCGCGCCTGCACCCGGGCCTACGACGTCCTCGGCATCCGGCCGCCCACCTACGAGCCGCGCGCGACCGGCCACGTGACCGACATGGTGGAGCTGATGCAGCGGCTGCTCGACGGGGGGCACGCCTACGCCGTCGACGGCGACGTCTACTTCGACGTCCGCTCCTTCCCCGAGTACGGCGCGCTGACCGGGCAGAAGCTGGCGGACCTGCAGCCGGCCGACGACGTGGTCGACGCCGCGCGCAAGCGCGATCCGCGCGACTTCGCGCTGTGGAAGGCGCACAAGGACGGCGAGCCGGAGACCGCCTCGTGGCCGACGCCGTGGGGCCGTGGCCGCCCGGGTTGGCACCTCGAGTGCTCGGCGATGGCCGAGCGCTACCTCGGGCCGGAGTTCGACATCCACGGCGGCGGGCTGGACCTGCGCTTCCCGCACCACGAGAACGAGCAGGCGCAGTCGCGGGCGGTCGGCGACGCCTTCGCGCAGTACTGGGTGCACAACAGCTGGGTGACCCTCGGCGGCGAGAAGATGAGCAAGTCGCTGGGCAACACCGCGCTGGTCGACGAGGTGGTCAAGCGGGTCCGCCCCGTGGAACTGCGCTACTACCTGGCCTCGCCGCACTACCGCTCGACGATCGAGTTCACCGACGAGGCGCTGCAGGAAGCGGCCGCCGGCTACCGGCGCATCGAGTCGTTCGTGCAGCGGGCGACCGAGCGCTTCGGGGCCGACGGCGACCTGGGCACGCGCGAGGCCGCCTTCGACGAGGCCATGGACGACGACCTCGGCACGCCGGCCGCCATCGCGGTGGTGCACGCCGCGGTGCGCAGCGGGAACACGGCGCTCGACCGGGGGGACGACGCGGAGGCGGAGAAGGCGCTCGGCTCGGTCCGGGCGATGCTCGACGTGCTCGGCCTCGACCCGCTCGACCCGGCCTGGGCCGCGGGCGGCGACGAGAAGCTCGCCGACGTCACCGACGGGCTCGTGCAGCTGGCGCTCGAGCAGCGGCAGGCGGCCCGGGCCCGCAAGGACTTCGCGGCCGCCGACGCGGTCCGCGACCAGCTCGCGGCGCTCGGGGTCGTCGTCGAGGACACCCCCCAGGGACCCCGATGGGAGTTGGCGCGCTGA
- the rlmB gene encoding 23S rRNA (guanosine(2251)-2'-O)-methyltransferase RlmB, translating into MAGNSQRRGARQSTSKKGASAGTGGKGRRALAGRGATPRAEERTGHPAQRRAAAEARQRADRARQRQRAEEAPELLLGRNPVLEALRAEIPATALYVVPDVVRTDERVTESVQLAADRGLPLLEVGKAEFDRMSGGALHQGVGLQVPPYGYAHPDDLLALAHDSGRPPLIVAMDGVTDPRNLGAVVRSAAAFGAHGVVVPQRRAVGMTASAWRTSAGAAARLRVARAVNLSRTLADYQKAGLMTVGLAGDGDVDLHEYDGFADPVALVVGAEGTGLSRLVREHCDVVVRIPISRETESLNVSVAAGIALYAAARARG; encoded by the coding sequence ATGGCGGGCAACAGTCAGCGCCGCGGAGCGCGCCAGTCGACCAGCAAGAAGGGCGCCAGCGCCGGTACGGGCGGCAAGGGTCGCCGGGCGCTCGCCGGGCGGGGCGCGACCCCGCGGGCCGAGGAGCGCACGGGTCACCCGGCGCAGCGGCGGGCCGCCGCCGAGGCGCGGCAGCGCGCCGACCGTGCCCGTCAGCGGCAGCGGGCCGAGGAGGCGCCGGAGCTGCTGCTCGGTCGCAACCCGGTGCTCGAGGCGCTGCGCGCGGAGATCCCGGCCACCGCGCTGTACGTCGTCCCCGACGTCGTCCGCACCGACGAGCGCGTCACCGAGTCGGTGCAGCTCGCCGCCGACCGGGGGCTGCCGCTGCTGGAGGTCGGCAAGGCCGAGTTCGACCGGATGTCCGGCGGCGCGCTGCACCAGGGCGTCGGTCTGCAGGTACCGCCGTACGGCTACGCGCACCCCGACGACCTGCTCGCCCTCGCGCACGACTCCGGCCGGCCGCCGCTGATCGTCGCCATGGACGGCGTCACCGACCCGCGCAACCTCGGCGCCGTCGTCCGCTCGGCCGCCGCGTTCGGGGCGCACGGCGTCGTCGTGCCCCAGCGGCGGGCGGTCGGCATGACCGCCTCGGCCTGGCGGACCAGCGCCGGCGCCGCGGCCCGGCTGCGGGTCGCCCGGGCGGTCAACCTGTCCCGCACGCTGGCGGACTACCAGAAGGCCGGCCTGATGACGGTCGGTCTGGCCGGCGACGGCGACGTCGACCTGCACGAGTACGACGGCTTCGCCGATCCGGTCGCGCTGGTCGTCGGCGCGGAGGGCACCGGTCTGTCGCGGCTGGTGCGCGAGCACTGCGACGTCGTCGTCCGGATCCCGATCTCCCGCGAGACCGAGTCGCTCAACGTGAGCGTCGCCGCGGGCATCGCCCTCTACGCGGCAGCCCGCGCCCGCGGCTAG
- a CDS encoding DUF445 domain-containing protein, with product MPALRPSAPLAGSLDDPQRARDLARMKRLATGLFLLAAAVFLACVLIGSDAGAWVGYVRATAEASMVGALADWFAVTALFRHPMGLPIPHTAVIPRKKDQIGASLGTFVQENFLTRAVVEDKLTTIDVPGRLGAFLAAPGRAERLAGDASAGLTALTDLLRDEDLQPAVAGLVDRKLHGTPAAPILARVLELVVEGDRHQEVLSVALRGLARFLEENRVVFRAQLGDASPVWVPDWVDDRVFTRAFNGVQQFLEEVGSDPQHELRRAYEARLQAYIHALRTDPSTAARVEEFKKDLLEHPAVRQWSGSLWTNAKNAVLTAAADPESELRARVTGMIRDLARLLQTDPKVRELVQRHAHTVAGYLVERFSGDVADLVGSTVQRWDTDETSRRIELQVGRDLQWIRVNGTVVGGLAGLVIYTVAQLIS from the coding sequence GTGCCGGCCCTCCGCCCTTCCGCGCCGCTCGCGGGGTCCCTCGACGATCCCCAGCGGGCCCGCGATCTCGCGCGCATGAAGCGGCTGGCGACGGGCCTGTTCCTGCTAGCGGCGGCGGTCTTCCTGGCCTGCGTGCTGATCGGCTCCGACGCCGGCGCGTGGGTCGGCTACGTCCGGGCGACGGCGGAGGCCTCGATGGTCGGCGCGCTCGCCGACTGGTTCGCCGTCACCGCGCTGTTCCGGCACCCGATGGGGCTGCCGATCCCCCACACCGCGGTCATCCCGCGCAAGAAGGACCAGATCGGCGCGAGCCTGGGCACCTTCGTCCAGGAGAACTTCCTCACCCGGGCCGTGGTCGAGGACAAGCTGACCACGATCGACGTCCCGGGCCGGCTCGGCGCCTTCCTGGCCGCACCCGGCCGGGCGGAGCGGCTCGCCGGGGACGCCTCGGCCGGGCTCACGGCCCTGACCGACCTGCTCCGCGACGAGGACCTGCAGCCGGCCGTCGCCGGGCTGGTCGACCGCAAGCTGCACGGCACCCCGGCCGCGCCGATCCTCGCCCGCGTGCTCGAGCTCGTGGTCGAGGGCGACCGGCACCAGGAGGTGCTGTCGGTCGCGCTGCGCGGTCTGGCCCGCTTCCTCGAGGAGAACCGCGTCGTCTTCCGCGCGCAGCTGGGCGACGCCTCCCCCGTGTGGGTGCCGGACTGGGTGGACGACCGCGTCTTCACCCGCGCCTTCAACGGCGTGCAGCAGTTCCTGGAGGAGGTCGGTTCCGACCCGCAGCACGAACTGCGCCGCGCCTACGAGGCCCGCCTGCAGGCCTACATCCACGCACTGCGCACCGACCCGTCGACCGCCGCGCGGGTCGAGGAGTTCAAGAAGGACCTCCTGGAGCACCCCGCCGTGCGGCAGTGGTCGGGGTCGCTGTGGACCAATGCGAAGAACGCCGTCCTGACCGCGGCGGCCGACCCGGAGTCGGAGCTGCGCGCCCGCGTGACCGGGATGATCCGCGACCTGGCCCGGCTGCTGCAGACCGACCCGAAGGTCCGCGAGCTCGTGCAGCGCCACGCGCACACGGTCGCCGGCTACCTGGTGGAGCGCTTCTCCGGCGACGTCGCCGACCTGGTGGGCAGCACCGTCCAGCGCTGGGACACCGACGAGACCAGCCGCCGCATCGAGCTGCAGGTCGGCCGCGACCTGCAGTGGATCCGGGTCAACGGCACGGTGGTGGGCGGTCTCGCGGGCCTGGTGATCTACACCGTCGCCCAGCTGATCTCCTAG
- a CDS encoding S1C family serine protease — translation MTEHGHPDAAGNDPRTPSAGEGATQPPAADVPPQQPAMPHQAPWLPPQPYEQVPHQEVPQQPFAQQQFAPPAGAPVFGVPSYAGGLPPAAPATQPRRSGKVRIGIAGLVAGAVIGGGAGAGVVALVGTSHDTTSSPVAAQNVTIKDPNNATTATAAAAKAAPSVVTIYVTSANSAGSGSGVVLTDDGYVLTNNHVVTLEGQASNADIQVRAADGTLYDAEVVGTDPSSDLAVVKLDGASNLTPATFANSDKVQVGDVAVAIGAPLGLENTVTDGIISATNRAVQTGSSQSDATVIDAIQTDAAINPGNSGGALVNAAGEVIGINTAIASVASEAPGNQSQSGNIGVGFAIPSDTAQRIAKEIIENGSATHAVLGVSAQTASDGTNSQVGIGAEVVQVQQGSAAADAGLQAGDVITALDDRAVASSTDLTAAVRSEAPNTKVTLTVHRGNDTQKIDVTLGTSTS, via the coding sequence GTGACCGAGCACGGACACCCCGACGCCGCGGGGAACGACCCGCGGACGCCTTCGGCCGGGGAGGGCGCGACGCAGCCCCCCGCCGCGGACGTCCCGCCCCAGCAGCCGGCGATGCCCCACCAGGCCCCGTGGCTGCCGCCGCAGCCGTACGAGCAGGTTCCGCACCAGGAGGTCCCGCAGCAGCCGTTCGCGCAGCAGCAGTTCGCGCCCCCGGCCGGCGCCCCGGTCTTCGGCGTCCCCTCGTACGCCGGTGGCCTGCCGCCCGCGGCGCCGGCGACGCAGCCCCGGCGCTCGGGCAAGGTGCGAATCGGCATCGCCGGTCTGGTCGCCGGCGCGGTGATCGGCGGCGGCGCGGGCGCCGGCGTGGTGGCCCTCGTCGGCACCTCGCACGACACGACGTCCTCGCCCGTGGCGGCGCAGAACGTGACGATCAAGGACCCGAACAACGCCACCACCGCCACCGCCGCCGCGGCGAAGGCCGCACCGAGCGTGGTGACCATCTACGTGACCAGCGCGAACAGCGCGGGCAGCGGGTCGGGCGTCGTCCTCACCGACGACGGCTACGTGCTGACCAACAACCACGTGGTGACCCTCGAGGGCCAGGCCAGCAACGCCGACATCCAGGTGCGCGCCGCGGACGGCACGCTGTACGACGCCGAGGTCGTGGGCACCGACCCGTCGAGCGACCTCGCCGTGGTGAAGCTGGACGGCGCGAGCAACCTGACCCCCGCCACGTTCGCCAACTCGGACAAGGTCCAGGTCGGGGACGTCGCGGTGGCCATCGGCGCGCCGCTGGGCCTGGAGAACACCGTCACCGACGGCATCATCAGCGCCACCAACCGGGCCGTGCAGACCGGCTCGTCGCAGAGCGACGCGACCGTCATCGACGCGATCCAGACCGACGCCGCGATCAACCCGGGCAACTCCGGCGGCGCGCTGGTCAACGCCGCCGGTGAGGTGATCGGGATCAACACGGCGATCGCCTCGGTCGCCTCCGAGGCGCCCGGCAACCAGTCCCAGAGCGGCAACATCGGCGTCGGTTTCGCCATCCCCAGCGACACCGCGCAGCGGATCGCCAAGGAGATCATCGAGAACGGCTCGGCCACCCACGCCGTCCTCGGGGTCAGCGCCCAGACCGCGTCCGACGGCACGAACTCCCAGGTGGGCATCGGCGCCGAGGTGGTGCAGGTGCAGCAGGGCAGCGCGGCCGCCGACGCCGGTCTGCAGGCCGGTGACGTGATCACCGCGCTCGACGACCGCGCGGTCGCGAGCTCGACCGACCTCACCGCAGCGGTGCGCAGCGAGGCGCCGAACACGAAGGTCACGCTGACGGTCCACCGCGGCAACGACACCCAGAAGATCGACGTGACCCTGGGGACCTCCACCAGCTGA
- a CDS encoding cupredoxin domain-containing protein, whose amino-acid sequence MRRAVVACVCAVFLTTGTACGSGPDSNGATGSSAGAAAATITIKDFKYTTPTSVAPGVTINVNNEDSIAHTVTADSGNAFDDQANSGASSFTAPSKAGSYPFHCTFHPEMHGTLVVK is encoded by the coding sequence ATGCGGAGAGCCGTGGTGGCCTGCGTCTGCGCAGTGTTCCTGACCACGGGAACCGCCTGCGGATCGGGCCCCGACTCGAACGGCGCCACGGGTTCGTCTGCCGGCGCGGCAGCGGCCACCATCACGATCAAGGACTTCAAGTACACGACGCCGACCTCGGTGGCCCCGGGCGTGACGATCAACGTGAACAACGAGGACTCGATCGCGCACACGGTCACCGCGGACAGCGGCAACGCCTTCGACGACCAGGCGAACAGCGGGGCCAGCAGCTTCACCGCACCGTCGAAGGCCGGGTCCTATCCGTTCCACTGCACCTTCCACCCGGAGATGCACGGGACCCTGGTCGTGAAGTAG
- a CDS encoding cytochrome P450/oxidoreductase: protein MPSPSAAAGCPFTDPQHLFDDLAATRAADGLPYSEAFDARVVSRYDEIVAALHDPGTFSSIPTVPEMPSPWRERFAGRVPSRGTLIGLDDPDHDRLRSAVNTFFVPRRLARYEPWIREQAHLLVDTFVEDGAADLKTAFALPLPLKVIAHVVGLDAGRWEWIGAALGFFLGPRDIHHRGTPEEKAQRLLDLHEHVLEVMAERRRDRRDDLISHVWDERDSGAVQMTDFEMLSLFPGLMLAGHETSSNLICTGLSHLLADPARYAAAQRDDDTRAAALEELFRFESAITGMKRLVTRDTALGGVPLRAGEHVFLAYASGSRDARHFAAPDDIDLDRPWAVPHLGFGQGVHACLGAPLARLLLRVELGVLHERLPDLRLAVPSDELERTVVSEGRGMVSLPLAWTPVPVTARATPAVVGTAESPAIPVRVTGRRELTADVVELTLAVDRPDDVPAWEPGAHIDLELPDGALRQYSLCGRPGAAELRIAVLREDGGHGGSIAVHDDVAVGDRLRVRGPRNHFRLRPASSLLFVAGGIGITPLLPMLEEAEHRGADWRLLYLARSTERMPYLDELRTSHGTRVEAWSSRDRGRLDLDVVWADLPDRDAYVYACGPEGLLAGLEDSARRAGREGQVVVERFAARPTTHGPNRPFEVVLARTEEVVTVAEDDTVLDAVNRAGRAVLSTCREGTCGTCEAVVLDGVPEHRDSVLSLEERLAGRTMMTCVSRCRGSRIVLDL from the coding sequence ATGCCATCCCCCTCAGCCGCTGCCGGCTGCCCGTTCACCGATCCGCAGCACCTGTTCGACGACCTCGCCGCGACCCGCGCGGCCGACGGGCTGCCGTACTCCGAGGCCTTCGACGCGCGGGTGGTGAGCCGCTACGACGAGATCGTCGCCGCGCTGCACGACCCCGGCACGTTCTCCTCGATCCCGACGGTGCCCGAGATGCCCTCGCCGTGGCGGGAACGGTTCGCCGGCCGGGTGCCCTCGCGCGGCACCCTGATCGGCCTGGACGACCCCGACCACGACCGGCTGCGGTCGGCGGTCAACACCTTCTTCGTGCCACGCCGGCTGGCGCGGTACGAGCCGTGGATCCGCGAGCAGGCCCACCTGCTGGTCGACACGTTCGTCGAGGACGGCGCCGCCGACCTGAAGACGGCGTTCGCCCTCCCCCTGCCGCTGAAGGTGATCGCCCACGTCGTCGGCCTGGACGCCGGCCGGTGGGAGTGGATCGGCGCGGCGCTCGGCTTCTTCCTCGGCCCCCGGGACATCCACCACCGAGGGACACCCGAGGAGAAGGCGCAGCGGCTGCTCGACCTGCACGAGCACGTCCTCGAGGTCATGGCCGAACGCCGTCGCGACCGGCGGGACGACCTGATCAGCCACGTCTGGGACGAGCGCGACTCCGGCGCGGTCCAGATGACCGACTTCGAGATGCTGTCGCTGTTCCCCGGCCTCATGCTGGCCGGCCACGAGACGTCGTCCAACCTGATCTGCACGGGCCTGTCGCACCTGCTGGCCGACCCCGCCCGGTACGCGGCCGCGCAGCGCGACGACGACACCCGCGCCGCGGCGCTCGAGGAGCTCTTCCGCTTCGAGTCGGCGATCACCGGGATGAAGCGGCTGGTCACCCGTGACACCGCGCTCGGCGGGGTGCCGCTGCGGGCCGGCGAGCACGTCTTCCTCGCCTACGCGTCCGGCTCCCGAGACGCCCGGCACTTCGCCGCCCCCGACGACATCGACCTCGACCGGCCCTGGGCGGTGCCGCACCTCGGCTTCGGTCAGGGCGTGCACGCCTGCCTCGGCGCCCCGCTCGCCCGCCTCCTGCTGCGGGTCGAGCTCGGTGTCCTGCACGAACGGCTGCCCGACCTGCGGCTGGCCGTCCCCTCCGACGAACTGGAGCGCACGGTCGTCTCCGAGGGGCGCGGCATGGTGTCGCTGCCCCTGGCCTGGACGCCGGTACCCGTGACCGCCCGCGCCACCCCGGCGGTCGTGGGCACTGCCGAGTCCCCCGCGATCCCGGTGAGGGTCACCGGACGCCGGGAGCTGACGGCCGACGTCGTCGAGCTGACCCTCGCCGTGGATCGTCCGGACGACGTCCCCGCGTGGGAGCCCGGCGCGCACATCGACCTCGAGCTGCCGGACGGCGCGCTGCGGCAGTACTCGCTGTGCGGCCGGCCCGGCGCCGCCGAGCTGCGGATCGCCGTCCTGCGCGAGGACGGCGGCCACGGCGGCTCGATCGCCGTCCACGACGACGTCGCCGTCGGGGACCGGCTGCGCGTGCGCGGGCCGCGCAACCACTTCCGGTTGCGGCCGGCGTCGTCCCTGCTGTTCGTCGCCGGCGGCATCGGCATCACGCCGCTGCTGCCGATGCTCGAGGAGGCCGAGCACCGCGGCGCGGACTGGCGGCTGCTCTACCTGGCGCGCTCGACCGAGCGGATGCCCTACCTCGACGAGCTCCGGACGAGTCACGGGACGCGGGTCGAGGCCTGGTCGAGCAGGGACCGCGGCCGGCTCGACCTCGACGTCGTCTGGGCCGACCTGCCCGACCGTGACGCGTACGTGTACGCCTGCGGCCCGGAGGGGCTGCTCGCCGGGCTCGAGGACTCCGCCCGGCGGGCCGGCCGCGAGGGGCAGGTGGTCGTCGAGCGGTTCGCCGCCAGGCCGACCACCCACGGCCCGAACCGCCCCTTCGAGGTCGTGCTCGCCCGCACCGAGGAGGTCGTGACGGTCGCCGAGGACGACACCGTCCTGGACGCCGTCAACCGCGCCGGCCGGGCCGTCCTGTCCACCTGCCGGGAAGGGACCTGCGGCACCTGCGAGGCGGTCGTCCTGGACGGCGTCCCCGAGCACCGGGACTCCGTCCTCAGCCTGGAGGAACGCCTGGCCGGACGGACGATGATGACCTGCGTGTCCCGCTGCCGCGGCTCCCGTATCGTGCTCGACCTGTGA
- a CDS encoding dodecin, translating into MSDHVYRLSEIVGSSQTSVDDAIRNAISKAAQTVRNIEWFETKEIRGQVVEGGIAYFQVRLKVGFRVE; encoded by the coding sequence GTGAGCGACCACGTGTACCGGCTCAGCGAGATCGTGGGCAGCAGCCAGACCAGCGTCGACGACGCCATCCGGAACGCGATCAGCAAGGCCGCCCAGACGGTCCGGAACATCGAGTGGTTCGAGACCAAGGAGATCCGCGGCCAGGTGGTCGAGGGCGGCATCGCCTACTTCCAGGTCCGGCTCAAGGTCGGTTTCCGGGTGGAGTGA
- a CDS encoding DUF5313 family protein — MRTQQQRRRPNPWQWVWYAFGGRLPRELWPWVLADTTARTWWLRHLARAVVQMLPLVAVCLFAVPVPFAYRISAAAGGLVIGLLFSAAFMTEATEHRVAKAGYPAGTAAELREERSERERTERRSPYRRGGAGSFD, encoded by the coding sequence GTGCGCACGCAGCAACAGCGGCGGCGGCCCAACCCGTGGCAATGGGTCTGGTACGCGTTCGGCGGCCGGCTGCCGCGCGAGCTCTGGCCCTGGGTGCTCGCGGACACGACGGCGCGGACCTGGTGGCTGCGGCACCTGGCGCGAGCGGTCGTGCAGATGCTCCCGCTCGTGGCGGTCTGCCTGTTCGCCGTCCCCGTGCCGTTCGCCTACCGGATCAGCGCGGCCGCCGGCGGGCTGGTGATCGGCCTGCTCTTCTCCGCGGCCTTCATGACCGAGGCGACCGAGCACCGCGTCGCGAAGGCCGGCTATCCGGCGGGTACCGCGGCGGAGCTGCGCGAGGAGCGGTCCGAGCGGGAGCGCACCGAGCGCCGGTCGCCCTACCGGCGGGGCGGTGCCGGCAGCTTCGACTAG
- a CDS encoding CBS domain-containing protein, which yields MQISQVLRRKGHEVATIDAAESVRTALALLAERRIGALVVSADGERIDGILSERDIARGLHEHGAGLLAEPISSVMTAEVHTCSPSASVHELAQTMTDRRVRHVPVVEEGRLVGIVSIGDVVKARLDELEAERASLVDYIQTA from the coding sequence GTGCAGATCAGCCAGGTGCTCCGCCGCAAGGGCCACGAGGTGGCCACCATCGACGCGGCGGAGAGCGTGCGCACCGCGCTCGCGCTGCTCGCCGAACGCCGCATCGGCGCGCTCGTCGTCTCCGCCGACGGCGAGCGCATCGACGGGATCCTGTCCGAGCGCGACATCGCACGCGGGCTGCACGAGCACGGCGCGGGCCTGCTCGCCGAGCCCATCTCGAGCGTCATGACCGCCGAGGTGCACACCTGCTCGCCGTCCGCGAGCGTGCACGAGCTGGCCCAGACCATGACCGACCGCCGCGTCCGGCACGTGCCGGTGGTCGAGGAGGGAAGGCTCGTCGGCATCGTCTCGATCGGTGACGTCGTCAAGGCGCGTCTCGACGAGCTCGAGGCCGAGCGCGCCTCGCTGGTGGACTACATCCAGACCGCTTAG
- the rarD gene encoding EamA family transporter RarD: MDERRIGVISGISAYALWGVFPLYFPLLEPAGGVEIVAHRVLWSLVFIALLLTAVRRWRLVRATLADRRALLVLAGAAALIAVNWLVFVYGVNSGHVVETSLGYFINPLVSVLLGVVVFAERLRPLQWTAVGIAAVAVGVLTVDYGRPPWIALTLAATFGLYGVMKKLVRVEAAPGLFVETAIVALPAAVAIGVLQGSGDGTATSEGVGHFLLLMSSGVATAIPLLLFAAATRRIPLSTVGLLQYLTPLMQLAIGVFVRHEPMPPARLAGFVIVWVALGVFTVDSLRTARAAGRRPVAETLPEPV, from the coding sequence GTGGACGAGCGCCGGATCGGGGTCATCTCCGGCATCTCGGCCTACGCGCTCTGGGGGGTCTTCCCCCTCTACTTTCCGCTGCTGGAGCCCGCGGGCGGGGTGGAGATCGTCGCGCACCGCGTCCTCTGGTCGCTGGTCTTCATCGCGCTGCTGCTCACCGCGGTCCGTCGCTGGCGGCTGGTGCGGGCCACCCTCGCCGACCGCCGCGCGCTGCTCGTGCTGGCCGGCGCGGCCGCGCTCATCGCCGTCAACTGGCTGGTCTTCGTCTACGGCGTCAACTCCGGGCACGTCGTGGAGACCTCGCTCGGCTACTTCATCAACCCGCTGGTCAGCGTGCTGCTCGGCGTCGTCGTGTTCGCCGAGCGGCTGCGGCCCCTGCAGTGGACGGCGGTCGGCATCGCCGCGGTCGCCGTCGGCGTGCTCACCGTCGACTACGGCCGCCCGCCGTGGATCGCCCTCACGCTCGCCGCGACCTTCGGCCTGTACGGCGTCATGAAGAAGCTGGTGCGGGTCGAGGCGGCGCCCGGTCTCTTCGTCGAGACCGCGATCGTCGCGCTGCCCGCCGCCGTCGCCATCGGCGTCCTGCAAGGAAGCGGCGACGGGACGGCGACCAGCGAGGGCGTCGGCCACTTCCTGCTGCTGATGAGCTCCGGCGTGGCGACGGCGATCCCGCTGCTGCTGTTCGCCGCGGCCACCCGGCGCATCCCGCTGTCCACGGTCGGTCTGCTGCAGTACCTGACACCGCTCATGCAGCTGGCGATCGGCGTCTTCGTCCGGCACGAGCCGATGCCCCCGGCGCGGCTCGCCGGGTTCGTCATCGTCTGGGTCGCGCTCGGCGTCTTCACCGTCGACAGCCTGCGGACGGCGCGCGCGGCAGGGCGCCGTCCGGTCGCCGAGACGCTGCCCGAGCCGGTCTGA
- a CDS encoding DUF3263 domain-containing protein has product MNTDPAPVVSPPRVEGPGENAAPPAGLSRREHEMLTFERQWWRSAGAKETAIRETFGVTPTRYYQVLNALVDRPAALAADPLLVRRLRRLRNARRRGRPSEILGSGGSGV; this is encoded by the coding sequence ATGAACACCGACCCGGCCCCCGTGGTCTCCCCGCCACGGGTCGAGGGTCCAGGGGAGAACGCGGCGCCTCCCGCAGGGCTGAGCCGCCGTGAGCACGAGATGCTCACCTTCGAACGGCAGTGGTGGCGCTCGGCAGGCGCCAAGGAGACGGCGATCCGGGAGACGTTCGGCGTCACCCCCACCCGCTACTACCAGGTGCTCAACGCGCTGGTCGACCGTCCCGCTGCGCTCGCCGCCGATCCGCTGCTCGTCCGACGGCTCCGGAGGCTGCGCAACGCCCGGCGACGCGGACGTCCCTCCGAGATCCTGGGCAGCGGCGGCTCCGGCGTCTAG